One window from the genome of Dolosigranulum savutiense encodes:
- a CDS encoding phospholipase D-like domain-containing protein, whose translation MRKKSFFKTLGAVLILIPVVVGSYHVFKSSPESVSYESDVYQTDSAKFIYDLTYETADGTIQNDQAILDHMYAIIDEAESFLLMDLFLFNDDYDRTSQKFPSVSHDLADRLIQKKQNNPEMDILLVTDPINSFYRTYTPDHFQAMEAAGIQIVQTNLKPLRDSNPLYSSLYRSYLQWFTPSTASYMKNVLRPQGPDVNIGSYIEMLNFKANHRKTVMSEKTALIASWNPHDGSGYHSNIAFTVQGDVLNDLHYSDSSVARWSGVEDQYIPDASAIESETASDGTYQVQLVTEQKIKDHLLNTIQSAQSGDHLKAGLFYLSDRDIIAELKAASQRGVNIQLILDINRDAFGAKKIGIPNKPVAAKLIDEENIDIRWYETHGEQYHAKFLVHEGQENMTIIGGSANFTRRNLEDYNLETDLKVVGSHDSDVMQEVTAYYDRIWHNEDGQYTVDYVVHAEDSWWKNMIYYIQETFGTSTF comes from the coding sequence ATGCGAAAGAAATCATTTTTTAAAACACTAGGTGCTGTACTTATCCTAATTCCAGTGGTTGTCGGAAGTTATCATGTTTTCAAATCATCACCAGAGTCTGTCTCATATGAAAGTGATGTCTATCAGACGGATTCAGCAAAATTCATCTATGACTTAACCTATGAAACAGCGGACGGTACGATTCAAAACGACCAAGCAATCTTAGACCATATGTATGCTATTATTGATGAAGCAGAGTCCTTCTTACTGATGGATCTATTCCTCTTTAACGATGACTATGATCGTACATCACAGAAATTTCCTTCTGTGTCACATGACTTGGCCGACCGCTTAATTCAAAAAAAGCAAAATAATCCGGAGATGGATATTTTGTTAGTGACCGATCCGATCAATAGCTTCTATCGAACCTACACTCCAGATCATTTTCAAGCAATGGAAGCAGCGGGAATCCAGATTGTTCAGACTAATTTGAAGCCTTTACGCGACTCCAACCCATTGTACTCCAGTCTGTACCGCTCATATTTGCAGTGGTTTACTCCATCAACGGCTAGCTATATGAAGAATGTTTTGCGTCCACAAGGTCCTGATGTCAATATCGGCTCTTATATTGAAATGCTAAACTTCAAGGCCAACCACCGGAAGACCGTTATGAGTGAAAAAACAGCTTTAATCGCTTCATGGAATCCGCATGATGGAAGTGGTTATCATTCTAACATTGCCTTCACCGTTCAAGGGGATGTGCTGAATGATTTACATTACAGTGACAGTTCTGTTGCACGTTGGTCTGGCGTTGAAGATCAATATATTCCAGATGCATCCGCAATTGAGTCTGAAACAGCTTCGGATGGCACTTACCAAGTTCAACTTGTTACCGAACAAAAGATTAAAGACCACTTACTGAACACCATTCAATCCGCCCAATCCGGTGATCACTTAAAAGCCGGATTATTTTACCTGTCGGACCGCGATATTATTGCTGAGTTGAAAGCAGCCAGCCAGCGTGGAGTCAATATTCAACTCATCTTAGATATTAACCGCGATGCATTCGGAGCTAAAAAGATTGGTATTCCCAATAAACCTGTTGCTGCGAAATTAATTGATGAGGAAAATATTGATATTCGTTGGTACGAAACACACGGTGAACAGTATCATGCGAAGTTCCTTGTTCATGAGGGGCAAGAAAATATGACCATTATCGGTGGTTCAGCCAACTTTACCCGACGCAATCTGGAAGACTACAACTTAGAAACCGATCTAAAAGTTGTCGGTTCGCATGATTCAGATGTGATGCAAGAGGTGACTGCTTATTATGACCGTATTTGGCACAATGAAGATGGACAATATACAGTTGATTACGTCGTCCACGCAGAAGATAGTTGGTGGAAAAATATGATCTACTACATCCAAGAAACATTTGGGACTTCGACATTCTAA
- a CDS encoding helix-turn-helix domain-containing protein: MIINTDQIEKLIQDKSITGYSIHKATGISQTAISRLRQNPERIDNITLDTAKQLQKFIDKND, from the coding sequence ATGATCATCAACACAGACCAAATCGAAAAATTAATTCAAGACAAATCAATCACTGGATATAGTATTCATAAAGCAACCGGCATCAGCCAGACTGCTATCTCACGACTTAGACAAAACCCTGAACGTATTGACAACATCACATTAGATACTGCTAAACAACTACAAAAATTCATTGATAAAAATGACTAA
- the nth gene encoding endonuclease III: MTDNLLTSEEATKVIRAMGELFPEAKAELNHDSPFQLLIAVILSAQTTDVGVNKVTPDLFAAYPTPEDLMQADLDDIMEKIKTIGLYRNKAKFIKSCATDIVERFGGEVPQTRKELQSLAGVGRKTANVVMSVAFAEPAIAVDTHVNRISKKFNIAPEDASIRQVENCLMEKLPKDLWSQAHHWLIFFGRYQCPARDHDHDECVRKVYDIVETM; this comes from the coding sequence ATGACAGACAATTTACTAACCAGCGAAGAAGCAACGAAAGTCATTCGAGCGATGGGAGAATTGTTCCCGGAAGCAAAGGCTGAACTAAACCATGACAGTCCGTTTCAATTATTAATTGCGGTTATCTTAAGTGCACAGACAACCGATGTCGGGGTGAATAAAGTAACGCCGGATTTATTCGCAGCATACCCAACGCCAGAAGATTTGATGCAAGCCGATCTCGATGATATTATGGAAAAAATTAAAACGATTGGACTTTACCGCAATAAAGCAAAATTTATTAAGAGTTGTGCGACCGATATTGTTGAGCGCTTTGGCGGAGAAGTACCTCAGACGCGCAAGGAATTGCAATCATTAGCGGGTGTCGGGCGTAAAACAGCTAATGTAGTGATGAGTGTGGCTTTTGCCGAACCAGCGATCGCAGTCGATACGCATGTTAACCGAATTAGTAAGAAGTTCAATATTGCACCGGAAGATGCTAGTATTCGTCAAGTTGAAAATTGCTTAATGGAAAAATTACCGAAAGACTTATGGAGTCAAGCACATCACTGGCTGATCTTCTTCGGACGCTATCAATGTCCAGCACGGGATCATGATCATGATGAATGTGTCCGCAAAGTATATGATATAGTTGAAACAATGTAG
- a CDS encoding DnaD domain-containing protein: MTWEMMQDWLHQGQLTIPNILLKYYRQIGLNERELVVLLQLQAANQQEGFPNFQTIAQQMDCSRDELFEAIQSLINKQALTINTLQNSAGKSEDQLNFDVLYEKLWHCLQKEHGQATEQEQAIKLQDLYSLFEQEFGRSLSPIELDTLNMWLDDDHYAPELIQMALKEAVLNQVYSLKYIDRILLSWEKKNITTKAQVLAESKKFRQSKSNNSEISQTQRKKPMKDVPLHDWLRDVRQGERGE; encoded by the coding sequence GTGACTTGGGAGATGATGCAAGATTGGCTACACCAAGGACAGTTAACCATTCCCAATATTTTATTGAAGTATTATCGTCAGATTGGCTTGAATGAGCGGGAACTGGTTGTTTTACTACAATTACAAGCAGCTAATCAACAGGAAGGTTTTCCTAATTTTCAGACGATTGCCCAGCAGATGGATTGTAGTCGTGATGAATTGTTTGAAGCAATTCAATCTTTGATCAATAAGCAAGCATTGACCATTAATACCTTACAGAATAGTGCTGGAAAATCTGAGGATCAACTAAACTTCGATGTGTTATATGAAAAATTATGGCATTGTTTGCAAAAAGAGCACGGGCAAGCAACTGAACAAGAACAAGCGATCAAACTGCAAGATCTTTACTCCTTGTTTGAACAGGAATTCGGCCGATCATTGTCGCCGATTGAGTTGGATACCCTTAATATGTGGCTAGACGATGATCATTATGCACCGGAGTTGATTCAGATGGCTCTAAAGGAAGCGGTGCTGAATCAGGTGTATAGTCTGAAGTATATTGACCGGATTTTGCTTAGCTGGGAGAAAAAAAATATTACGACAAAAGCACAAGTATTGGCAGAATCGAAGAAGTTTCGCCAATCTAAAAGTAATAATTCAGAGATCAGTCAGACGCAACGGAAGAAGCCGATGAAGGATGTGCCGTTGCATGATTGGTTACGCGATGTGAGACAAGGCGAGAGAGGAGAATAA
- the asnS gene encoding asparagine--tRNA ligase produces the protein MKNIRIINAADYVGEKVKIGAWVANKRSSGKIAFLSLRDGSAFFQAVIVKSKVSEELFDLATSLNQETAIWVTGEISEDSRSKFGYEIQVEDIEVVGQSDDYPITPKDHGTDFLMDHRHLWLRSSKQHAIMLIRNEIIRATHEFYQREGFIQMDSPILVGNAGENTTDLFHTEYFDEDAYLAQTGQLYGEAGAMALGKVYTFGPTFRAEKSKTRRHLIEFWMIEPEMAFVEHEESLNIQERYVAHLVQSVLDNCDYALDVLDRDKEQLKKYTQLPYPRVSYDEAIEILQNNEFDVEWGVDFGSPEETFLAEQYETPIFITNYPKAIKAFYMKQHPEREDVVICADMIAPEGYGEIIGGSQREDDYEKLLEGIENFGLGTEEYEWYLDLRRYGSVPHSGFGLGLERTVTWIAGTEHIREAIPFPRLLNRIYP, from the coding sequence GTGAAAAATATTCGAATTATTAATGCAGCAGATTATGTAGGTGAAAAAGTTAAAATAGGTGCTTGGGTTGCTAATAAGCGCTCAAGCGGAAAAATTGCGTTCTTAAGTTTGCGCGATGGCTCAGCTTTTTTTCAAGCAGTTATTGTAAAAAGTAAGGTTTCAGAGGAGTTATTCGATCTTGCGACGAGCTTAAATCAAGAAACAGCCATTTGGGTAACAGGTGAAATTTCGGAAGATTCCCGTTCGAAATTTGGCTATGAAATTCAAGTCGAAGATATTGAAGTTGTTGGTCAATCCGACGATTACCCGATTACACCAAAAGATCATGGGACAGATTTCTTGATGGACCACCGCCACTTATGGTTACGTTCGTCTAAACAACATGCGATTATGTTAATCCGTAATGAAATTATCCGAGCAACACATGAATTTTATCAACGCGAAGGATTCATACAGATGGATTCACCTATTCTAGTGGGGAATGCAGGGGAGAACACGACTGATTTATTCCATACCGAATACTTTGATGAGGATGCGTATTTAGCACAGACTGGTCAGTTGTATGGTGAAGCGGGAGCGATGGCTTTAGGGAAAGTGTACACATTCGGGCCGACCTTCCGTGCTGAGAAATCAAAAACACGTCGCCACTTGATTGAATTCTGGATGATTGAACCAGAGATGGCCTTCGTTGAACATGAGGAATCGCTAAATATCCAAGAACGTTATGTAGCCCACTTAGTTCAATCAGTATTGGATAACTGTGACTATGCCCTCGATGTCTTGGACCGAGACAAAGAACAGTTGAAAAAATATACGCAACTACCTTATCCACGAGTTAGCTACGATGAAGCTATTGAAATCTTACAAAATAATGAGTTTGATGTTGAGTGGGGCGTTGACTTTGGTTCGCCTGAAGAGACATTCTTAGCTGAACAATACGAAACACCGATCTTCATTACCAATTATCCAAAAGCGATTAAAGCCTTCTATATGAAGCAACATCCTGAACGTGAAGATGTTGTCATTTGTGCGGATATGATTGCACCAGAAGGATACGGGGAAATTATTGGTGGATCGCAACGTGAAGATGATTATGAGAAATTATTGGAAGGCATTGAGAACTTTGGTCTAGGGACCGAAGAATATGAATGGTATTTAGATTTACGCCGTTACGGCTCAGTTCCACATTCTGGTTTTGGTTTAGGGTTAGAGCGTACAGTAACTTGGATTGCTGGAACCGAACATATTCGAGAAGCCATTCCATTCCCACGTTTACTCAACCGAATTTACCCATAA
- a CDS encoding DUF5590 domain-containing protein, which produces MKKLLISLNFILTAIIIFMILMFNRAAGPYYQAKVEATNFAQKHANLVKQEAFYWYTDSEGSYLTVTGQNDDQSSIIVLIRQSDGAIMVLDQADTVSQEAVTAQMIEDVAPAKILNYRMGIIKQNIPIWEVTYKKSNGSLGYYIASLETGAWLRTIDGL; this is translated from the coding sequence GTGAAAAAATTATTAATCAGTTTAAATTTTATATTGACAGCTATCATTATTTTTATGATTTTGATGTTTAATCGTGCAGCGGGCCCTTACTACCAAGCCAAAGTAGAAGCCACTAACTTTGCGCAGAAACATGCTAATTTAGTTAAGCAAGAGGCATTCTACTGGTACACCGACTCAGAAGGTTCATATCTGACGGTGACCGGTCAAAATGACGATCAATCATCTATTATTGTGCTGATCAGACAGAGTGATGGAGCTATTATGGTGTTAGATCAAGCAGATACTGTCTCTCAAGAAGCAGTTACCGCACAGATGATAGAAGATGTTGCCCCTGCCAAAATTTTGAATTATCGTATGGGAATTATCAAACAAAATATTCCTATCTGGGAAGTCACTTACAAAAAAAGCAATGGCTCATTAGGCTATTATATCGCCTCGCTGGAAACCGGTGCTTGGCTAAGAACAATTGATGGATTATAA
- a CDS encoding helicase C-terminal domain-containing protein, translating into MNESPIYAIVDIEATSGSLHSDEGMIQFACILFQDGHVLEEFNTLVNPLKQVPARIQELTGITQQDVDYAPLFEEIAPIIHELLQETIFVAHNVAFDFEFLNEQFQTVGLPALEIPAIDTVVLSQILFPNANYYNLQELTEWLGYDLDTPHDALYDARATVFLLRQLIQKVEQLPAVTLQQLAQLGSGLPYQSARLFQREREVAGEVGPLTDGLMVYNGVVIKEPQSQLQSRSLLVEAYPETTAAKQAYFKQSFTLRPHQGQLMDLVYEQLSQLEGQSQLAIEAPSGLGKSIGYLFPSVIVAEQGQPVIISTYTTVLQHQLLTEAIPLLSEQMDRPLQAVLIKGKRHYLSLDRFIYQLNHSVQPGEVEAFICMQVLVWLTETETGDLDELGISQHQQHTFWETIRVSQTADHTVDFYQRMLDRAQYADLMIVNHAYLLTHLHDFPLFQSADRIIFDEAHHLLPALRQVSTDQISKSMFNGLMKELGHITLEGSVFQGLAQLVDRGFVPPYLLETIQSYKSLMAEEWHHLMTEFHAYLPTRDVSDIGWQEVAIDQADLSSQVFSQSNRVLKLIHALHYYLDHIYQVAGNQSQLQAADHYILADLASAKTALHHFGDTFEFIFQQIKEEQMSWMSFYSEAPEQTIQLKTLSRKQQQETLQRLHEINHVLYISSTLSVNHSVQFFKQQLGLDDLPYVELSSPYQFQTQAQIIVPSDIKPIKKLSHKYLARYMSECIRTIMQQLNRKTLILFHSLDLLQSVYEQLMSNELPNQYRILAQNISGSQAKVLKRFKQSDRAILLGADSFFEGIDLPGDQLEVVILTRLPFDSPDMPLVQQEHERLKQAGQNIFMEDVLPRAIVKTKQAFGRLIRSEADKGVFIILDDRFKEANYSKLFQESLPYGKQYQSIPMTDISHWVNEFLSTDDC; encoded by the coding sequence ATGAATGAGTCACCAATATATGCCATTGTAGATATCGAAGCGACATCGGGGAGTTTGCATTCAGATGAAGGCATGATTCAATTTGCGTGCATTCTCTTCCAAGACGGCCATGTATTAGAAGAGTTCAACACCTTGGTAAATCCACTCAAGCAAGTGCCCGCTCGGATTCAGGAGTTAACAGGTATTACGCAACAAGATGTGGATTATGCACCGTTATTTGAAGAAATTGCGCCGATTATTCATGAACTGTTGCAAGAAACTATATTTGTGGCACATAATGTCGCATTTGATTTTGAGTTTTTGAATGAACAATTCCAAACAGTGGGACTGCCTGCACTCGAAATTCCAGCAATCGATACAGTCGTGCTGTCTCAGATTTTATTCCCCAATGCGAACTATTATAATTTGCAAGAATTAACGGAATGGTTGGGTTATGATCTGGATACGCCGCATGATGCGTTATATGATGCGCGAGCGACCGTGTTTTTATTACGTCAATTGATACAAAAGGTAGAACAATTACCGGCCGTGACGTTACAGCAGTTAGCTCAGTTAGGAAGCGGCTTACCGTATCAATCAGCCCGATTGTTCCAGCGTGAGAGAGAGGTTGCTGGAGAGGTAGGCCCATTAACGGATGGCTTGATGGTGTACAATGGCGTGGTGATTAAAGAACCACAGAGTCAGCTGCAGAGTCGATCGTTGTTGGTAGAAGCTTACCCAGAGACGACCGCTGCTAAGCAAGCATACTTTAAGCAGTCATTTACACTACGGCCACATCAAGGGCAGTTGATGGATCTTGTCTATGAACAGTTAAGTCAGTTGGAAGGCCAGAGTCAGTTAGCGATTGAAGCTCCATCTGGCTTAGGGAAGTCAATTGGTTATCTATTCCCAAGTGTCATTGTGGCTGAACAAGGACAACCTGTTATTATTAGTACGTATACGACCGTTCTGCAACATCAATTATTGACAGAAGCCATTCCTTTATTATCTGAGCAGATGGATCGGCCGCTCCAAGCAGTGTTAATTAAAGGCAAACGTCATTATTTATCATTGGATCGCTTTATTTATCAATTAAATCATTCGGTCCAACCCGGTGAGGTGGAAGCTTTTATTTGTATGCAAGTATTAGTATGGTTGACGGAGACAGAAACGGGTGACTTGGATGAATTGGGCATTAGCCAGCATCAGCAGCATACATTTTGGGAAACTATTCGTGTCAGTCAGACCGCTGATCACACGGTTGACTTTTACCAGCGAATGTTGGACCGAGCGCAGTATGCTGATTTAATGATTGTCAACCACGCCTATTTACTCACACATTTACATGATTTTCCGCTTTTTCAATCGGCAGATCGAATCATTTTTGATGAAGCGCACCATTTATTGCCAGCCCTGCGACAGGTATCTACTGATCAAATTTCTAAGTCAATGTTTAATGGATTGATGAAGGAATTGGGACACATTACGTTGGAGGGGAGTGTGTTTCAGGGATTAGCTCAGTTAGTGGACCGTGGATTTGTTCCACCGTATTTGCTAGAGACTATTCAGTCTTATAAGTCACTAATGGCTGAAGAGTGGCATCATTTAATGACTGAATTTCATGCCTACTTACCTACACGTGATGTATCTGATATTGGCTGGCAAGAGGTGGCAATTGATCAAGCGGACTTATCTAGTCAGGTATTCTCTCAGTCCAATCGAGTGTTGAAACTCATTCATGCGCTCCATTATTACTTGGATCACATATATCAAGTAGCTGGCAATCAGTCACAGTTACAAGCAGCAGACCATTATATTTTAGCTGATTTAGCATCGGCTAAGACGGCATTACATCACTTTGGGGATACGTTTGAGTTTATTTTTCAACAAATAAAAGAGGAACAAATGAGTTGGATGTCTTTTTATAGTGAAGCGCCAGAGCAAACGATACAACTGAAAACATTAAGTCGCAAACAGCAACAAGAAACCTTGCAACGACTTCATGAAATCAATCATGTGTTATATATAAGTAGTACGTTATCGGTCAATCATTCTGTTCAATTCTTTAAACAGCAATTAGGTCTTGATGACTTACCGTACGTAGAGTTGTCCAGTCCGTATCAATTCCAGACACAAGCTCAAATAATTGTCCCGTCTGATATTAAACCCATTAAAAAATTATCGCATAAATATTTAGCACGGTATATGAGTGAATGTATTCGCACCATTATGCAACAATTGAACAGGAAAACGTTAATATTATTTCATTCTTTGGACTTGTTACAATCTGTCTATGAACAATTGATGAGCAATGAATTACCGAATCAATATCGAATATTAGCTCAAAATATTTCGGGATCACAGGCCAAAGTATTAAAACGATTTAAGCAATCTGATCGGGCTATTTTATTAGGGGCAGACAGCTTTTTTGAAGGGATTGATTTGCCGGGGGATCAGTTAGAAGTTGTAATTTTGACACGTTTACCATTTGATTCACCGGATATGCCACTAGTACAACAAGAGCACGAGCGACTGAAGCAAGCGGGTCAAAATATATTTATGGAAGATGTTTTACCACGAGCTATTGTGAAGACCAAGCAAGCATTCGGTCGATTGATTCGATCCGAGGCTGATAAAGGAGTCTTTATTATTTTGGATGACCGCTTTAAAGAAGCGAATTATAGTAAACTATTCCAAGAATCATTGCCTTATGGAAAGCAATATCAATCCATTCCCATGACCGATATAAGCCACTGGGTGAATGAGTTTTTGTCAACAGATGATTGTTAA
- a CDS encoding CCA tRNA nucleotidyltransferase: MNKKGPVTLLVTDKLTFTPMFKQALPVLRQLTDHGYEAYFVGGSVRDALLGLEVNDIDIATSALPEEIKEIFPRTVDVGIDHGTVMVMVEGEAYEITTFRTESTYQDFRRPDSVEFVRSLREDLQRRDFTINAMAVDETGMIYDYYDGQADLEEGIIRAVGKADERFNEDALRMMRAVRFSAQLGFNIEASTELAIKENASLLQHIAVERIHIEFVKLICSQSRSKGLKSMLKTKLFEYCPELASNKLALMYLSNNKGYLENERQAWSLLVYYMNFLMPTHYCVDIRQFLRQWKSSNQVIAAVEAIVSGVQKRQATEKMDPFDIYQLGAELARDVEYLLTLIDGSGHPDEATAIHQSLQIKSQQELALSGSDIMMLTDRKPGPWLGQVLSQLVEEVIYDRLDNDPTLLRTYVTEQLL; encoded by the coding sequence ATGAACAAGAAGGGACCGGTGACGCTCTTGGTGACGGATAAATTGACATTTACGCCAATGTTTAAACAAGCACTGCCCGTGTTAAGGCAGCTGACGGATCATGGCTATGAGGCCTATTTTGTCGGAGGTAGTGTGCGGGATGCTTTGTTAGGATTAGAAGTGAATGATATTGATATTGCCACGAGTGCCTTGCCAGAAGAGATAAAAGAAATATTTCCGCGGACGGTAGATGTGGGAATTGATCACGGTACAGTTATGGTTATGGTGGAGGGGGAAGCCTATGAAATTACCACCTTCCGAACAGAGTCTACCTATCAAGATTTTCGCCGACCAGACTCGGTTGAATTCGTTCGTTCTTTGCGAGAAGATTTGCAGCGACGTGATTTTACCATCAATGCAATGGCAGTAGACGAAACCGGTATGATTTATGATTATTATGATGGACAGGCTGATTTAGAAGAAGGGATTATTCGAGCTGTTGGTAAAGCAGATGAGCGCTTTAATGAAGATGCCTTGCGGATGATGCGAGCAGTTCGCTTCTCAGCACAGTTGGGTTTTAATATTGAAGCTTCAACTGAACTAGCAATCAAAGAGAATGCTTCATTATTACAACACATTGCAGTAGAGCGGATCCATATTGAATTCGTTAAGTTAATATGTTCTCAGTCGCGTTCTAAAGGATTGAAGAGCATGCTGAAGACAAAATTATTCGAATATTGTCCTGAGTTGGCGAGCAATAAGCTAGCGCTAATGTATTTAAGTAACAATAAGGGGTATCTCGAAAATGAACGCCAAGCATGGAGTTTGTTGGTCTATTATATGAATTTCTTAATGCCGACTCATTATTGTGTTGATATTAGGCAGTTTTTACGTCAGTGGAAATCATCGAATCAAGTAATCGCTGCTGTCGAAGCCATCGTATCTGGAGTTCAAAAGCGACAAGCAACAGAAAAGATGGATCCATTTGATATTTATCAACTAGGAGCTGAATTGGCAAGGGATGTAGAATATTTACTTACGTTAATTGATGGGAGTGGGCATCCAGATGAGGCGACTGCTATACATCAATCTTTACAAATTAAATCCCAACAAGAACTGGCACTATCTGGATCGGACATTATGATGTTGACCGATCGAAAGCCTGGACCGTGGCTAGGGCAAGTGTTGTCTCAGTTAGTTGAAGAAGTCATCTATGATCGCTTAGACAATGATCCAACCCTATTGCGTACCTATGTCACTGAACAGTTACTATAA
- a CDS encoding nucleotide pyrophosphohydrolase, with protein MTEMKDMQARVDEYIRQFKIGYFSPLAMMARLTEETGELAREINHQYGEKQKKSSETEKAIAEELGDVLFVLITMANSLEVDLEEAFDQVMTKFDVRDHHRFERVDEQEGTGDALGDG; from the coding sequence ATGACAGAGATGAAAGATATGCAAGCGCGTGTTGATGAATATATTCGTCAATTTAAGATCGGATATTTTAGTCCACTTGCAATGATGGCACGCTTGACTGAAGAGACCGGTGAGCTAGCCCGCGAGATTAATCATCAGTATGGTGAAAAACAGAAAAAATCATCGGAAACGGAAAAAGCAATTGCTGAAGAATTGGGCGATGTCTTATTTGTGCTAATTACGATGGCTAATTCGTTGGAGGTTGACTTGGAAGAAGCATTTGATCAAGTTATGACAAAATTTGATGTACGTGATCATCATCGATTCGAACGTGTGGATGAACAAGAAGGGACCGGTGACGCTCTTGGTGACGGATAA
- a CDS encoding ReoY family proteolytic degradation factor gives MSQSTNLEDKQQFLKWFLKTYQLKRRESLWILEYLFSHELILDKTSFVQWVDKTPRGMMITVAGMSAPAFRLYKEGHAVQDPEKAFHEMRMNWTEKLYIELNFPDAFLTPLYVKVLEDNPYARWNDRIAVETAASAKHAVLMLQLAHRRQELLEQIDASLERKNKGDFHLLTEELAAIERKQEILK, from the coding sequence ATGAGCCAATCGACTAATTTAGAAGACAAGCAGCAGTTTTTGAAGTGGTTTTTGAAGACGTATCAATTGAAGCGTCGGGAATCACTTTGGATCCTGGAGTATTTGTTCAGTCATGAGTTGATACTTGATAAGACTTCTTTTGTTCAGTGGGTAGATAAGACACCGCGAGGAATGATGATTACTGTAGCAGGAATGAGTGCGCCCGCTTTTCGATTATATAAGGAAGGACATGCGGTTCAAGATCCAGAGAAAGCTTTCCATGAGATGCGGATGAATTGGACGGAAAAGTTATATATCGAATTGAACTTTCCCGATGCTTTTTTGACACCACTGTATGTGAAGGTGTTAGAGGATAATCCGTACGCACGGTGGAATGATCGGATTGCAGTAGAGACGGCTGCTAGTGCTAAGCATGCAGTGTTGATGCTTCAATTAGCCCATCGTCGTCAAGAATTGTTAGAGCAGATTGATGCGAGTCTGGAGAGGAAGAATAAAGGAGACTTCCACTTGTTGACGGAAGAACTCGCAGCAATTGAGCGTAAGCAAGAAATATTGAAGTAA